In Zygosaccharomyces rouxii strain CBS732 chromosome D complete sequence, one DNA window encodes the following:
- the CAP2 gene encoding F-actin-capping protein subunit beta (similar to uniprot|P13517 Saccharomyces cerevisiae YIL034C CAP2 Beta subunit of the capping protein (CP) heterodimer (Cap1p and Cap2p) which binds to the barbed ends of actin filaments preventing further polymerization localized predominantly to cortical actin patches), with product MSSEQSFDAALDLLRRLDPNRLEEHLQNLIQLEPSLAEDLLSSVDTPLQVKKDPKSSHREYLCCDYNRDIDSHRSPWSNVYFPELSAEDLKESPFPSESLRELEVLANDSFDIYRDLYYEGGISSVYLWELDEENPQDYAGVVLFKKGDQSLSNWDSIHVVEATHSGQDVTYRLTSTIILYLDKAKQMTLSGNLTRQTEKKATIPAEGNAEHRHVAEVTNLGTLVEDVEIQMRTMLESVYFEKTRDIFHETKNSVVSVEGQNKEAHQEIIKGIQGM from the coding sequence atgagtTCAGAGCAATCGTTTGACGCAGCTCTAGATTTACTTCGTAGATTGGATCCCAATCGTCTGGAAGAGCATCTGcagaatttgattcaattggaaCCAAGTTTAGCCGAAGATCTTTTATCCTCAGTGGATACGCCATTACAAGTAAAAAAGGATCCTAAATCTTCTCACAGAGAATACCTATGTTGTGATTACAACCGTGACATTGATTCTCATAGATCACCATGGTCCAATGTGTATTTCCCAGAATTGTCAgctgaagatttgaaagagaGTCCCTTTCCATCAGAATCTCTTAGAGAGTTAGAAGTTCTTGCCAATGATTCTTTTGACATCTACAGAGATCTCTATTACGAAGGTGGTATCTCTAGTGTCTACTTGTGGGAATTAGATGAAGAGAATCCACAAGACTATGCCGGTgttgttcttttcaaaaaaggTGATCAATCTCTAAGTAATTGGGACAGTATTCATGTTGTAGAAGCTACCCATAGTGGCCAAGATGTCACCTATCGTTTGACATCAACTATTATCCTATACTTGGATAAAGCCAAACAAATGACATTATCAGGAAATCTAACCAGACAGACGGAGAAAAAAGCTACAATTCCTGCCGAAGGCAATGCAGAACATAGACATGTTGCTGAAGTAACCAATCTGGGTACTTTAGTGGAAGATGtggaaattcaaatgagAACAATGCTTGAATCTGTCTATTTCGAAAAGACAAGAGATATTTTTCACGAAACCAAGAATAGTGTTGTTTCTGTCGAGGGCCAAAATAAGGAAGCACACCAGGAAATCATTAAGGGTATTCAGGGCATGTAG
- the BCY1 gene encoding cAMP-dependent protein kinase regulatory subunit BCY1 (similar to uniprot|P07278 YIL033C Saccharomyces cerevisiae BCY1 Regulatory subunit of the cyclic AMP-dependent protein kinase (PKA)) — MSLSRSQKIELELFEAEVNRHKPADFLQFSANYFNKRLEQQRLFAKRQESVAESKGVVLFPQVSEQESSAAADLSKNDVQEEQGDDLADVTFKSPFVGQDPHSTSSSQKGSGQGIFKGGFNVGQEASHRAGSPMGPRSNDDSGDDNKNNQSQFKRHTGNYKSLPTNFNAERRTSVSAETFQPGSLDNWTPPYYVEKTPEQLDRLFKAVGGNFLFNKLDTDSKKLIINALEEKRVDKGTEIIKQGDEGDFFYVVEKGTVDFFVNHHKVNTSNAGSSFGELALMYNSPRASTVIAQTECVLWALDRLTFRKILLGSSFQKRLMYDELLKNMPILQSLTTYDRAKLADALDTEYYEPGQEIVREGDVGENFYLIEYGECDISKKGQGVINHLNAHDYFGEIALLNDLPRQATVTATKRTKVATLGKSGFQRLLGPAVEVLKLNDPTGKSRGLAAA; from the coding sequence ATGTCATTGTCTAGAAGTCAGAAGATCGAATTAGAATTATTTGAAGCAGAAGTTAATAGGCACAAACCCGCAGATTTCTTACAATTCTCTGCCAATTACTTCAATAAAAGGTTAGAACAACAACGTTTGTTTGCCAAGAGGCAAGAGTCAGTGGCAGAATCGAAAGGGGTCGTTTTGTTTCCACAGGTATCTGAACAAGAATCTTCCGCAGCAGCAGACCTGTCAAAGAATGATGTACAAGAGGAACAAGGTGATGATCTTGCGGACGTGACTTTTAAGAGTCCATTTGTTGGTCAGGATCCACATTCGACGTCATCTTCTCAAAAAGGTAGTGGTCAAGGGATCTTTAAAGGAGGATTTAACGTGGGGCAAGAAGCAAGCCATAGGGCTGGATCCCCTATGGGACCTCGTTCCAATGACGatagtggtgatgataacAAGAACAATCAGAGTCAATTCAAGAGACATACGGGGAATTACAAATCATTGCCAACGAATTTTAACGCTGAAAGACGTACAAGTGTTAGTGCAGAAACTTTCCAACCAGGTAGCTTAGATAATTGGACGCCTCCCTATTATGTGGAAAAGACTCCGGAACAATTAGATCGGTTATTTAAAGCCGTTGGTGGGaactttcttttcaacaaattggATACggattcaaagaaactaATCATCAATGCCCTAGAGGAGAAAAGAGTTGACAAAGGTACGGAAATTATCAAACAGGGTGATGAAGGTGATTTCTTCTACGTAGTAGAAAAGGGTACTGTAGACTTTTTTGTCAACCATCATAAGGTAAATACTTCGAATGCGGGGTCAAgttttggtgaattggcATTAATGTACAACAGTCCTCGTGCCTCTACGGTTATTGCACAAACCGAATGTGTACTATGGGCACTTGACAGACTGACTTTCCGTAAGATACTACTGGGTAGCTCCTTCCAAAAGAGACTAATGTATGAtgaattgttgaagaatatgCCAATTCTACAATCTCTAACGACTTATGACAGAGCCAAATTAGCAGATGCCCTCGATACAGAATATTATGAACCTGGTCAGGAAATCGTTCGTGAAGGTGAcgttggtgaaaatttcTATTTGATTGAATATGGTGAATGTGATATCTCTAAAAAGGGTCAGGGTGTTATTAACCATCTGAATGCTCATGATtattttggtgaaatcgCCCTTTTGAATGATTTACCAAGACAAGCGACCGTTACAGCTACTAAGAGAACAAAGGTTGCCACTCTGGGTAAGAGtggatttcaaagattgcTAGGACCTGCAGttgaagttttgaaattaaatgatCCAACTGGTAAATCTAGGGGATTGGCGGCTGCTTAA
- the CKA1 gene encoding casein kinase 2 catalytic subunit CKA1 (highly similar to uniprot|P15790 Saccharomyces cerevisiae YIL035C CKA1 alpha subunit of protein kinase CK2), translating into MKCKKWSQARVYSDANQRRDQDYWDYENSTIKWSTNNRFYEIENKVGRGKYSEVFQGVQLSTRRSIVIKMLKPVKKKKIKREIKILLNLSNEEHPPTSEKFNKVSYYTNQKDEALQYMRTYLYDLPHNGHENIVQLLDVVRDPISRTPALVFEHVNNIDFRILYPKLTDMDMRFYMFELLKALDYCHSMGIMHRDVKPHNVMIDHKHKKLRLIDWGLAEYYHANMEYNVRVASRFFKGPELLVDYRMYDYSLDLWSFGTMLASLVFQKEPFFHGTSNTDQLVKIVRVLGSEDFEKYLLKYEITLPSEFHDMDQYIRRPWRRFINDSNRHLSDNDEVIDLLDNLLRYDHAERLTAREAMGHPWFEPIRNGAYDLPAGK; encoded by the coding sequence ATGAAGTGTAAGAAATGGTCACAGGCTCGTGTTTATTCAGATGCCAACCAGAGGCGAGATCAGGATTATTGGGATTATGAGAATTCGACAATCAAATGGTCAACCAACAACAGGTTCTATGAAATCGAGAACAAAGTGGGGAGGGGTAAATATTCCGAGGTATTTCAAGGTGTTCAATTAAGCACACGTCGAAGTATTGTGATAAAAATGTTAAAACCtgtgaagaagaagaagattaaACGTGAGATTAAGATCCTTCTGAATCTCTCTAATGAAGAACATCCACCTACGTCGGAGAAATTTAATAAAGTCAGTTATTATACGAATCAAAAAGATGAAGCCCTTCAATATATGAGAACTTATCTTTATGATTTACCGCATAATGGACATGAAAATATTGTTCAATTATTGGATGTGGTAAGGGATCCAATTTCAAGGACACCAGCCCTAGTATTTGAACATGTTAATAATATCGATTTCCGCATTCTTTATCCCAAGTTGACCGATATGGATATGAGATTTTACATGTTTGAACTTCTGAAAGCTCTTGATTACTGTCATTCCATGGGGATCATGCATAGGGATGTTAAGCCACATAATGTAATGATTGATCATAAGcacaaaaaattgagatTAATCGATTGGGGGCTTGCAGAATATTACCATGCCAATATGGAATACAACGTACGTGTTGCAtctagatttttcaaaggtcCAGAATTACTAGTGGATTATAGAATGTACGATTATTCCCTTGACCTTTGGTCGTTTGGTACTATGCTAGCCTCATTAGTTTTCCAGAAGGAGCCATTTTTCCATGGAACTAGTAATACCGATCAGTTGGTTAAAATTGTACGTGTATTGGGCAGCGAGGATTTTGAGAAGTATTTGCTCAAATATGAAATAACACTACCCAGTGAATTTCATGATATGGACCAATACATCAGAAGACCTTGGCGTCGGTTTATCAATGATTCAAATCGACACTTGAGTGATAATGACGAAGTGATAGATCTTTTAGACAACTTACTGAGATACGACCACGCGGAACGACTCACTGCCAGGGAAGCTATGGGTCACCCTTGGTTTGAACCAATACGCAATGGG
- the ERG28 gene encoding Erg28p (highly similar to uniprot|P40030 Saccharomyces cerevisiae YER044C ERG28 Endoplasmic reticulum membrane protein may facilitate protein-protein interactions between the Erg26p dehydrogenase and the Erg27p 3- ketoreductase and/or tether these enzymes to the ER also interacts with Erg6p), with the protein MISFQQVIDCTSAKLATMPSGYLPKWLLFISVVSVFNSLQTYISGLELTRQVYENSPQEVTPLSARTFGTWTLISSFIRLYGAFHLNENHIFQLTFISYSIALLHFSSELLIYRTCKIGKGILGPLVVATTSLTWMFYQKEYYTGSSW; encoded by the coding sequence ATGATTTCATTTCAGCAAGTAATTGATTGTACATCAGCTAAATTGGCAACCATGCCATCTGGATATTTGCCCAAATGGCTTTTATTCATATCTGTCGTCTCTGTATTCAATTCACTACAGACCTATATATCAGGCCTTGAATTGACCCGTCAGGTATACGAAAACAGCCCACAAGAAGTCACGCCATTGAGTGCAAGAACTTTTGGTACCTGGACGCTAATTTCAAGTTTTATTCGTCTTTACGGTGCCTTTCACTTGAATGAAAATcatatcttccaattgacatTTATCTCTTACAGCATTGCGTTATTGCATTTCTCCAGTGAATTATTGATTTACCGTACTTGCAAAATCGGTAAGGGTATTTTGGGACCACTCGTAGTTGCAACTACATCTTTGACATGGATGTTTTATCAAAAAGAGTACTACACTGGATCAAGTTGGTAA
- the IRC5 gene encoding putative ATPase (similar to uniprot|P43610 Saccharomyces cerevisiae YFR038W Hypothetical ORF), whose translation MAVREPSGRSSRSQKRINYKEKNENDLKPDILDSDEDEDEKSSSEETKIWLKDDVKGDDVALDSDESEVEDDGQLNHLLDQAREKIDQNTARDSDEDDDGEPEDDSAVSMKLDNLNEFVKQSQVYSGVIADTLLERSKQRQEEQVVQEPAKKKARSITDFFKPKNTKLDDEAIKNQQPNFLENCILKPYQLDGLNWLITLYENGLNGILADDMGLGKTIQSIALLAFIYEMDTKGPFLIAAPLSTVDNWINEFGRFAPKIPVLKYYHSQGAKERSKLIKQFFKKTDGHGVVVTSYEIIIRDADSIMAKEWKFLIVDEGHRLKNINCKLIQELKRINTSNRLLLTGTPLQNNLIELWSLLNFIMPDVFADFEIFNKWFDFKSLDLESSSKKLSKMINDELEKNLITNLHTILKPFLLRRMKNVVLAGILPPKREYLINCSLTPIQKKFYRMGLTGKLKRTIFKEMVKSFFTLNTDYVGQVSNKSIRDFINYKLDGDSTEQVPEILQNMDKLYVEHLSKEFTNIKLQNMMMQLRQVVDSTFLFYFPFIHPEDLTLEALLNSSGKLQVLQKLVLPLVEKGHKVLIFSQFIQMLDLLEDWCELNSLNALRIDGSVNNDTRKEQLEKFDKKSSKEQVFLLSTRAAGLGINLAAADTVVLFDSDWNPQVDLQAMDRCHRIGQTNPVIVYRLCCDNTVEHVILTRATSKRRLEKLVIQMGQFNTLKKLAMNEKSFLQINTPNVAKPTNKDLVQELSQLLVTGESSIGFQNAGFNDDDGQLTEQELKELTDRSPKAYEADRTVDMPHIRLFETTRGEI comes from the coding sequence ATGGCAGTTCGTGAACCCAGTGGACGTTCTTCGAGGTCTCAAAAGCGAATTAATTATAAGGAGAAGAATGAgaatgatttgaaaccGGACATACTggattctgatgaagatgaagatgaaaagtCTAGTAGTGAAGAGACGAAAATCTGGTTAAAGGATGATGTGAAGGGAGACGACGTTGCGCTAGATTCAGATGAAAGTGAAGTGGAGGATGATGGCCAATTGAACCACTTGTTAGATCAAGCTAGGGAAAAGATAGATCAGAACACGGCCCGTgatagtgatgaagatgacgatggTGAACCAGAAGATGATAGCGCCGTATCAATGAAGTTAGACAACTTGAACGAGTTCGTCAAGCAGAGCCAAGTTTATTCTGGTGTAATTGCTGATACATTATTGGAAAGATCGAAGCAACGACAGGAGGAACAAGTGGTTCAAGAACCCGCCAAGAAAAAGGCAAGATCGATTACAGATTTCTTTAAGCCCAAGAATACAAAATTGGACGATGAAGCCATTAAAAACCAACAacccaattttttggaGAATTGTATTTTGAAACCTTACCAATTGGATGGgttgaattggttaatcACCCTGTATGAAAATGGTCTTAATGGGATTCTAGCAGATGATATGGGGTTAGGTAAAACGATTCAAAGTATTGCTTTGTTAGCATTTATCTATGAAATGGATACAAAGGGACCCTTTTTGATTGCCGCACCTTTGAGTACAGTGGATAATTGGATCAATGAATTTGGTAGATTCGCGCCAAAAATCCCCGTTTTGAAATATTACCATTCTCAGGGCGCTAAGGAGAGATCAAAGCTTATAAagcaatttttcaaaaagacTGATGGACATGGTGTGGTGGTAACTTCATATGAGATTATTATTAGAGATGCAGATTCAATTATGGCCAAAGAatggaaatttttaataGTTGATGAAGGACATCGTCTGAAAAATATCAATTGTaaattgattcaagaattgaaacgAATTAATACTTCTAATAGACTCTTGTTGACCGGTACGCCGCTACAAAAtaatttgatagaattgTGGTCACTGttaaatttcatcatgCCAGATGTATTTGCAGATTTCGAAATCTTTAACAAATGGTTTGACTTTAAGAGTTTAGATTTGGAGAGTTCatccaaaaaattgagtAAAATgattaatgatgaattggaaaaaaatttgattacCAACTTACatacaattttaaaaccaTTTCTCCTAagaagaatgaaaaatgtgGTTCTTGCAGGtattttaccaccaaagagaGAGTATTTGATTAATTGTTCGTTGACTCCCATTCAAAAGAAGTTTTACAGAATGGGACTTACTGGTAAATTAAAGAGGACTATTTTCAAGGAGATGGTTAAATCGTTTTTCACTTTAAACACAGATTACGTGGGTCAAGTTTCCAATAAATCGATTAGAGATTTCATAAACTACAAATTGGATGGGGATTCCACTGAACAAGTGccagaaattttacaaaatatGGATAAATTGTACGTGGAACATCTTTCgaaagaatttaccaatattAAATTACAAAACATGATGATGCAACTACGACAGGTGGTTGATTCCACCTTTCTATTTTATTTCCCCTTCATACATCCAGAGGATCTCACTTTAGAAGCATTGTTGAATTCCTCAGGTAAACTGCAAGtattacaaaaattggtgCTTCCACTTGTTGAAAAGGGCCACAAAGTTTTAATCTTTAGtcaatttattcaaatgTTAGATTTACTTGAAGATTGGTGTGAATTAAACTCGTTGAACGCATTAAGAATTGATGGTTCTGTAAACAACGACACTAGAAAAGAGCAGTTGGAGAAATTCGATAAAAAATCCAGTAAAGAACAAGTTTTCTTACTATCTACAAGAGCCGCTGGGCTCGGTATCAATTTAGCTGCCGCGGATACGGTTGTACTCTTTGACAGCGATTGGAATCCCCAAGTTGATTTACAGGCAATGGACCGTTGCCATCGTATAGGCCAGACGAACCCCGTAATAGTGTATCGATTGTGTTGCGATAATACTGTAGAACATGTTATACTAACTAGAGCAACGAGcaaaagaagattggaaaaattggttatTCAAATGGGTCAATTCAAtactttgaagaagttagccatgaatgaaaaatcatttttacAGATCAATACACCTAATGTAGCCAAACCTACCAATAAAGATCTCGTACAAGAATTATCGCAGCTATTAGTTACTGGTGAGTCTAGTATCGGGTTCCAGAACGCAGGTTTTAATGATGACGACGGACAATTGACAGAACAAGAGctgaaagaattgacagATAGATCTCCTAAAGCCTACGAGGCAGATAGAACAGTGGACATGCCACACATTAGATTGTTTGAGACTACAAGAGGAGAAATTTAG